AGTTTTCTTatgaaaagattttaaaattatataaccaCATATaccgaaaatataaatacatttttcaataaaGATATGAACCAGCAGCGAACGAAATCATTTAGAGAAAAATGCACAAATTGTGTTTTTGATTTGAACGAAGtgtcattaaaaatgttctcattATTAAAATGGAATTTGAAACTTGAGACGAAGTGAATGcacttgtaaattaataggcaAAGTGCATAGTAACAacattgtaataatatatgcccgtgacccaagaaaattcagagatatccgattgggaaaatcggaaaactttattcAGTTTCGCTGGAATTGTATTCGTCGTCAGCTGTCTGTTGCGGTTTTTCGCTGGAATTTGATTCGTCTTCAGCTGGCCTTCCTCGTCGCTCCTTTTGTCCACGTCGTCTGTCCACGTCGGaggttatttttttatcattctGAAGAGAATGGTTAAGAGAAGCTCGGCGTCTTCCTTCCCGAGGTCCTTGGCTGGGCCCGACAGAATAGCTCTCGCCTCACTTTCAAAGCGGTCGAGAAACTCGACGCTAATCATGGCGAGCGAAAAGTCATCCTGTCGGGCTTCAAGGCGCCGCTTGATGACCTCCCTTGCCATCAGAAGGTCTGCCTTGAACTTCGCCAGGACGTGCTCATCCTTCAGCCAGCTCGATGCGCACTCCTCGATCTCCTTCACGCGACTCTTCGCGTTTCCAAAGCTATATTTTTGGCCGAAGAGTTGGCGGACAGGAACCCGGCTCTCGTTGTTCTTCTTCAGGTTGGTCAGCCAGTGCTCCATATCGTAGAGCGTCGGAATGCTTAGCGTCCTGCTGGCGACGTGAACATCGGACATGTCCGCCACAAAGCCTATGAGAAACGACTTCAGGCCCAAGGTCTTAGTTTCCTTGATGAGCGTGACCAGGACTTCCCTCACCATTTGCGAAGCCAATCCCGCCGCTTCTGGGGGAAGTTTCCTGTCTCTTGGAATCTGTAAAAGATCCAATAGTAAGTAAGGGAATGTGGAAGGCAGAGGAGTCAGGACTTACTATTTGGGCGTACACTGGCAAAACCACCTCGCAATCCTCCGTCGTCGCCAGCACACAGAACATTCTAAATCTTGTGAAGAATAGTTCATCGAACTGCAGGAAAAATGTGCCTGTGCCCTCCAATTTCTCAAGGTTTCCGCTGCACTTGATTTCGGTGgttacctcctcctcctccggcgtCCTCGACTTAAGGTCCTCCAAAACGGAAAGCGCCATCCTTAAATCGCTTTCGTTTTTGCAGAATATCGTTCGCACAACTTGTTCTAGCtccattttaaacaaaattaaacaatttgcgTCGCAATTTACTTTCCTATTGGCAAGATAAATCGATATCGATGCCAGGGATGAAATCGAAAGGGTAAATACCAAGGCCTTGGCCACAccattttaactattttcaatattttggtcataccaaaaaatatagttCTAAGCCGCGTTAAAAAACccaatttgaataaatttgaattgtttttttcgaTAACATGTTCCAGACTGGAACAGTTTATTGCTCTATAAGGACTTAATATCTCCTTATCTGTTTTTCCGAATAAAGAAAGTCAGTAAACCACTGCGAGGCTGGCCAAGTTATAAATGCCCAGGCGCAAGCTGTAACTTCTGCCATTTGActgtaattattatttctatttcgATTATTActtcaaaggacaaaaaaaaatcattaattaTGACAACATTGTAATAATTTAtgcccgtgacccaagaaaattcagagatatccgattgggaaaatcggaaaactttattcAGTTTCGCTGGAATTGTATTCGTCGTCAGCTGTCTGTTGCGGTTTTTCGCTGGAATTTGATTCGTCTTCAGCTGGCCTTCCTCGTCGCTCCTTTTGTCCACGTCGTCTGTCCACGTCGGaggttatttttttatcattctGAAGAGAATGGTTAAGAGAAGCTCGGCGTCTTCCTTCCCGAGGTCCTTGGCTGGGCCCGACAGAATAGCTCTCGCCTCACTTTCAAAGCGGTCGAGAAACTCGACGCTAATCATGGCGAGCGAAAAGTCATCCTGTCGGGCTTCAAGGCGCCGCTTGATGACCTCCCTTGCCATCAGAAGGTCTGCCTTGAACTTCGCCAGGACGTGCTCATCCTTCAGCCAGCTCGATGCGCACTCCTCGATCTCCTTCACGCGACTCTTCGCGTTTCCAAAGCTATATTTTTGGCCGAAGAGTTGGCGGACAGGAACCCGGCTCTCGTTGTTCTTCTTCAGGTTGGTCAGCCAGTGCTCCATATCGTAGAGCGTCGGAATGCTTAGCGTCCTGCTGGCGACGTGAACATCGGACATGTCCGCCACAAAGCCTATGAGAAACGACTTCAGGCCCAAGGTCTTAGTTTCCTTGATGAGCGTGACCAGGACTTCCCTCACCATTTGCGAAGCCAATCCCGCCGCTTCTGGGGGAAGTTTCCTGTCTCTTGGAATCTGTAAAAGATCCAATAGTAAGTAAGGGAATGTGGAAGGCAGAGGAGTCAGGACTTACTATTTGGGCGTACACTGGCAAAACCACCTCGCAATCCTCCGTCGTCGCCAGCACACAGAACATTCTAAATCTTGTGAAGAATAGTTCATCGAACTGCAGGAAAAATGTGCCTGTGCCCTCCAATTTCTCAAGGTTTCCGCTGCACTTGATTTCGGTGgttacctcctcctcctccggcgtCCTCGACTTAAGGTCCTCCAAAACGGAAAGCGCCATCCTTAAATCGCTTTCGTTTTTGCAGAATATCGTTCGCACAACTTGTTCTAGCtccattttaaacaaaattaaacaatttgcgTCGCAATTTACTTTCCTATTGGCAAGATAAATCGATATCGATGCCAGGGATGAAATCGAAAGGGTAAATACCAAGGCCTTGGCCACAccattttaactattttcaatattttggtcataccaaaaaatatagttCTAAGCCGCGTTAAAAAACccaatttgaataaatttgaattgttttttcgaTAACATGTTCCAGACTGGAACAGTTTATTGCTCTATAAGGACTTAATATCTCCTTATCTGTTTTTCCGAATAAAGAAAGTCAGTAAACCACTGCGAGGCTGGCCAAGTTATAAATGCCCAGGCGCAAGCTGTAACTTCTGCCATTTGActgtaattattatttctatttcgATTATTActtcaaaggacaaaaaaaaatcattaattaTGACAACATTGTAATAATTTAtgcccgtgacccaagaaaattcagagatatccgattgggaaaatcggaaaactttattcAGTTTCGCTGGAATTGTATTCGTCGTCAGCTGTCTGTTGCGGTTTTTCGCTGGAATTTGATTCGTCTTCAGCTGGCCTTCCTCGTCGCTCCTTTTGTCCACGTTGTCTGTCCACGTCGGagcttatttttttaaggagcTTATAAGGACTTAATATCTCTTTATCTGTTTTTCCGAATAAGCAAGGGTTCCGCCGTCGTCCGTCCTCTTCGTCAATCTGTAAAAGAGAATGTACGCCGAGTCTGGAGGCTGGAGCCTGTTAAGCGCCTCCTTCGAAGTGGAGGAGACGTCTTCGTCGTCGGCCCTCTTCCACTTCTCCTTTTTGGAGATCAGGGCGTAGTAGTGCCCGTTATGGATCGCCTCTCCGCGGTGGACCACCGCTGCGTACACCTTGTACTTGACGACCACATTGGCGGGCGTGGTCAACTCGAGCTATaacaaaattaagaaattagcCTATACTCAAAAGAATCAAATGCAGATACTTACCGCCTCATCGCAATAGAATTTGGCATCATTTTTTCTAGTCTCTCCTAGGTCGTTGACAACGAACCTATTGAGGACTAGGACAAGGGTTTGCGGCGGCTCCAGAATCTCCTCGATTCTGCGGCAGGACGCTCCTTCCTCTCCACATGCTGGGCATTGGTGCGGAAACTCGGCGCTCTCGGACTCCCATGCACGCGCCACCATCGATCCGACGGACTCGGACTCCGATCCCTCGCAGTCGAGGAACCACATAAAGGCCTCGTGCTGCGACTCACTGTATGTGGCAGAGCACATTTGGCACAGATTGTATGTAGATCGGAGCCCGCCGAACGATAATTTTACCGGTGTGTCGTCCTCAAGCGCGGCAAGCTGGCTGAAGAGGAAGCCGAGGAACTCGGACGCGTCTTCCTGCCTGCCCGGCTCGAAAGAGGAGGAGGCGTTGTCGGCCTTGAACACGCCGTCCAGTTTCAGCTCCATCGgtccatccccatccccatcgcGCTCATTAAAGAACAACTTGCGAAGTTGCTCTTGGAGGCTTTGGGCCAGGCGAAGGGAAGGCGAAGGCGGCGAGTCTGACTCGTATCGAGCTTTAAGAAGCTCCTTAAGGAATCTAGAAAGGATTAGGATTATCAATATCATCAAAAATATCAAtagcaataaaaacaattttacctGTTGCTGGATGACAACGCCTGCACAACGCTGTTCATATAacaggtgttgctgctgttgaccAATCCACCTCGGGCCATTTTCCCTCGTTTTGCAGCCGCGTTCTTCTCGCATGCCCTTTCATGGTTTGTGCGAGCTCCCTTAGTCTTAACCCTTGCAGCGCAGAAGCGGCAAAAGAAGGGCAGGTTGACGGCCCTGTTGAACGCGTGCACCTTGTCCTGCGCCTCAGGATCTCGCAGATGGAGAGGGAGGTGGAGGTCAGAATCGGACTCCGGATCTAGCTGCGCTATAACGGCTTCCTCCTCGAGGCGCCTCCTCTTGACAGTACAATTGCCTCGTGTCCTTGGCGGCTTTTTGCCGAGAGGAAGCTTTTCTCGCAGTGGGCGCATGTCTTTGTCTTGTCCTCGTCCCCGTCCCCGTGCCCGGAGCACTCCAGCTTGTGGTTTTCGGAGCCAATGAGGGTCCTGTTAGTTTTGCCGCACGTCTCGCAGATCTTGCGGCTGTCCCCGTACTCGTCCACGCTGAGAGCCTCGGTTTTGTCCGACCTGGAGATTACAGCGCTGAACGGGCTTACCTCGGGCGGGGAAGAGGTGGCGTGGGGTGGCGAGGGCGGGGAAGAGGTGGCGTGGCGTGGCGAGGGCGGGGAAGTCCGATcggcggtggcggtggcggTAGCGAGGCGATTTCGCTTCGATTTTCGCGTGGAGTTCACTGGCGAGGGCGAGGGCGGTACCGTAAAGGCGTGGTCGTCCTGGGAAGGCGTTATTGACCTAGGCGCGGTCGTGGTCGGAATCGGACTGGCGTCCATGTCTTGGCGACGCGGTGAGGGACGGGTCAGCAGAAACTGGAAGTTTTCCGCCACGTAACCACTGTCCGGGGACATGGAAACAACCTGCCCAATCCGCAGCGCGTCTGGTTGCTTCCACGGCTTTAGGACCTGGACCTCCGTCACCGTcaccttctccttctccttcgcattctcctcctccttctcctggcCCTTGATCAGGTCCTGCACATAGTGCTTTAGGGCCTCGATGGTCTTCGCCCGCGCCAACGGGTCCTGGTACCGCCCATCGACGGCCTCCAGGACGTTGGCGATCATTCGCAAGGTGCTGATTACAAAATTCATAGTTTTCACGAACACAAACAATAGATTTTAACCAGCTAACAGTATCGTAATTGGTACCCCCCAGAgatgacaaatatttttatacccttgtagagggtattataatttcagtcagatgtttgcaacgcagtgaaggagacgtttccgaccacataaagtatatatattcttgatcagcaccaatagccgagtctatctagccatgtccgtctgtccgtctgtccgtctgtccgtttctatgcgaactagtctctcagttttaaagctatcgcgatgaaactttcccgaaggtcttctttctattgcaggtagtacatatgtcggagcgagccggatcggaccactatatcttaaggctcccaaacaaatataagaaaattcattgtaactttgtaggaagtaggcgttttgattcttgactacttaaaaacaaaattgaaataaatcaaaacgctgaatctggaatccctggaactacACCGAGttagtattcttttatctacaagggtatataagcttcggctggccgaagcttttatttataaaattactaGCAGGTACCTCCTGGCTTGCAAAGCTCTCTCTGGACTGGTCCTGGCCAACTTTATTATGGCCTTGTGCAAGCCGGCGATCAACTCCAGCTCCTTGTATTGTTGTTTGTTCAAGGATATCCGGCCTTGCTCAAGGTCCTCCTGCAGTCCTTGTAGTGGACCTTTGAGGCGCTCCTCGTAGGCCAGACGTTGCCGGATAGTCCTTTTACAATAGGAAATTCGTCTTTTATTTCGCCAGTCCGGCTCTTCTTTCCTGAATTCATGGATTTCCACCCACAGCTGCTGGATGCAGTGGAAGTCTGCACGCATGCTGTCATGTGCCTACCTTATTTTGGTGGAGACCACCGTCACGCGGTGGTCCCATTCTTCGATAGACCCTCGTAAGGCTTGCCCCTTACGAGCGGTCTCGGTAATCTCTTGTAGCTGTTCGAGAGTGGTCTTCATCATGCTGAATGACAGCCGTTCCCTTGTCGAGGTTTATATAGCGGACCCGCTCTCCCGGATTCCATGTTCCCTAGTCCAATTCCGACGTTCCGAGCTTTTCCCTCTCTTGAACTTTGGACGATCCTCGGATTTCACCCAGGGGGTCAAGTGATATAGATTTCTTTGGCATGGAATATGCCAACGCTCTTTCCACCGACATTTCCCAGCTCATATAACGTTTTGCCTTTACGCTGGAGTACAACACATCGAATTCGATTCGGGCCAAGCTTGGCATTGTATCCCTCAGCTTTGTTACTCTGCCGGTAGTTTTTTCGATAGACAACTTGTCCAACGGAAAATTCCACCGGTTTGCTGCGGGTGTTATAGGCCTTTTCAGCTCGTTCATGGGTCCTGTTTAGCCCCTGGCTCACTTTTTGTCGGATAAGATCCATTTTATCCGGTAGGCTTATCTCTGGGTCTTCAGTCTGGATTACACCCAGCTTCCTTAAGATTGGGTATGGAGTGCCGTGTGTCACCATTCGTGTACCAAACATGGCATAGTAGGGTTCCATGCCTATTGATTCGTGTCGCCCACTCCTAAGGGTACATTCTATTCGGCTTAACTGGGTATCCCAATTTCGCTGATCCGATGCAATCGTTGCTCGCAAAATTTGAAGCACCGATCGGTTTACCCTCTCCGCTGCATTTGCTTGCGGGGAGTAGAGCCCTGTTCTCACGTGTCGAATGCCGTAGCGAGTCATTAGCTCGGCAAACATTTGAGACacaaattgttttccattgTCAGAGTGCATGTACTCGGGTACTCCGTATTGATGGAAAATTCGGGTTTCGAGGAATTTGACTACCTCTGACGCCACTGCATGTCTCATAAGCTGCAGCCAGACAAATTTGGAGAAATGGTCGAGGCATACAAAAATCACTGagttcccagttttggttcttGGATACGGCCCCATAAAGTCGATAAACAACCTTTGACCGGCTCGTTCCGTGACCCTTTGTTCTCCCATGGGTGGGCGGTTATTTTTGTTGGTGGTCTTGCTGATCTTACAGACCTCGCACTCTTTCACTACCTTTTGCACATCTACTGCCATCCCTGGCCAGTAGTAAAACTGTCTCAGTTTGGCTAGGGATTTGTGCAAACCCCCATGCCCTGCGGTCATGGCATGATGTGCTCTCCAGACTAAATCAGATCGCAGCTCGGTCGGTACCCAAAGCTCCCATGCTCGAGTTTCATCGACGGCATCGCCCGAGCTGAACCCTATCCGCTTGTATACAAAGCCGTCCGTTGTTTGTACGTCTGGGCCTTTTAACACACTTTGGTCCACTGCCTGCACTAATTTCACGTATTCCGGGGATTGGAAAGCCGCCGAGTCCAGGTTAATCTGTATGTCTTGTTCTTCCGCTTTTGCTTTCTGTAGCTCGTCCATATGCACTCGTGAGAGAGCGTCTGGTACTACGTTAAGTGCTTCTTTCCGATGCTCTATGGTAAAGTCGAACGCTTGCAGCTTCAGACTCCATCGTGCTAATCTGCCGGATAGATCCTTTTGACCCATCAGCCATTTTAGACTAGCATGATCGGTGATCACTTTGAACGGCATTCCTTTTACGTAAGCGCGGAATTTGGTGATGCTGAGAAGGGCGGCATAGCATTCGAGCTATGTTATGCTATAATTCCGCTGTGCCTTGTTCAGTTTGGCTGACATGTAGGCGATCGGATGTTCGCCGCCTGAGTCATCAGTCTGAAACAAAACTCCTCCTACTCCAGTTGTTGATGCATCGCACTGAATGGTGAAGGGTTTTTTAAAGTCAGGGGTGACAAGTACAGGTGCTGATGCCATGTTCGCTTTTAGTTCTTCAAATGCCTTAATTGCCTCTTCGGACAATTCAAATTTCTTAACGCGGTCTTTCTTCAAACAATCATGAAGAGGTGCCGCTGTTTGGGCATAGTTTTGAATAAACCTCCTGTACCAGCCAGTCATTCCCAAAAACCTCCGCATCTGCTTGGGAGAGCTTGGTTGAGGAAATTCCTGGATTGACTGGATTTTCGAATCGTCCGTTCGTATGCATCCCCCTCCTACTACATAGCCTAGATATCTAGCTTGGCTATAGCAAAACTTACTTTTGTCGACATTTATTGTCAGTTTTGCACGCTGCAAGCAGTCACTGACCTGGCTCAACATATCCAGGtgtttttcaaaagtaggtGAACAAACCAGTAGGTCATCGAGGTACACGAATACATTCTCGCGAAGCGACGCCGGTATTACTTTATCCATTAGTCGGCACATTCTTTGCGCTGCATTGCACAGGCCGAAAGGCATGACTGTAAATTGATATAGTGGTCTGCCGGGTACTGTAAAGGCGGTCTTCTCTCTACTTTTTGTTTCCAAGGGTATTTGCCAAAAAGCGTCTTTCAAATCGATTGCGGAAATATAGTATGTTTCCTGTAAACGACTTAACAGACCCTCGATGTGTGACAAAGGGTATGCATCTTTGATAGTCTGGGAATTGACTTTGCGAGCGTCGAGGCAAAGGCGATTTTTCTGGCCTCTCTGGACTAGAGTCACTGGTGAActccagctgctgttgctcaaTCACACCTAGACCAAGCATGCGATCTAGCTCGGCATACACCAGCTTTTGCTTAGCTGGGGAAATCGGATAATGCCGCTGCTTGATCGGCAGGTCCTCGTCGGTTACTTCTATTACATGCTGCTCCAAGCTGGTCTTTCCTAAACCTTTATCCAGACATGATGGGTATGTCTCAATTACTCGCCTCAGCTTACTGTGTTGTTCTGGAGATAGCTGATGAGGCATGTAAGCGGTTTCGGGCTTAGGTGGGTCGTTCATATCCAAGTCTCCAGTCATTAAGTCGTATTCCGGTGGTGCTTCGATGGCTGCAAACTCGGTTCCGCCCTTACCAAGGAATGTTAGGCCAAACGTATCCCAGAAGttaattccaaaataaaaacgttgTGTCAGACCTGGTACTATCAGAAATTCCAGATCCTTGGTCTCTCCTTCCCATTTCACGGGTAGGGTTATTGCTCCGACTACTCGAGTTTCGCCGCCACTAGCTGTGCGCACACATTCTTCGCTTAGCTTCCTTATGGGCCGCGTCCGGTTCCTTAAGAAGGCTTCCGCCCCTCTGCCAATGCAATTCGCACTAGCGCCTGTAACCAGTAACGCTAGTATTTCTTCTCCGTCGACTTTAGTTTTGGCAAAGAAACGGTTATCGTTTTGTATGCTTACTACCGTGTCTACTACTTTCTGCTTAAGCCTGCGATACTCTGCTCGGGTGTCATATAGCTTGagcatttttcgtgtttccCGTGTGGTGTTATCAGTATCTTCTGAGCCGTGGAAGATACGCTGTTTTGCCAGATCATACTCCCTCTCTCGTTGTTCTAGGCTCTTATGGGGAGAGATTTGTCTGGGCGTGGTTGTCTCTACGGGAATGTGACTGCCTTGGTCCGCCCGGCTGCCCCGGTCTGGCCTGACGGACTCCGCGGAAAAGCCGCAGGGCTGGCGGCTCCTACCTTCTCACACACTCTACAAGTGGCGTCATGGAATCTAGTAAGGCAGGTATCTTCTTTTGGATGCGTTCTATAAAAATCCGCAGATCTGCCGCATTTATAGCAGACCAATTCGTGGAGTGGTCCTTGGTATCCCTGTCCGTTTCCTAGTCCTGATCGGGTGTCTCTACGCTTCTGGTTAAATTCTTCAACAGACACCGCGTCTGGAAAATCCTGCGGCGTTTGGGAATCCTCGAGCTCACTAACCGGCCTGCTTCGCGCGGCCCTGCCGTTACTCCGTAACCAGCGTTCCACTCTAAGTCCTTCCTGCTTCAGATCCGCTAGAGACCTAATTGGGGATGTCAGCAACAAGCTTCCCATCTGGGCATTTAGAttatccttattattattattagattaTCCTAAAAGATTCGTTTTGTCCTTGTCGCCGTTCCATCAACTCCTTGATCTTCATGAGGTCACTCCCGGATGAAGAAAAAGCGCGTTTCATTTCCGTTGTTAGCGAGTATAAGTCAAAGTCTAAATCGTCCGCTCGATCCTCCATCAATTGCCGATACCACTTGCTGGCGGCTCCTACCAGTGGGCTATTGAATTCGCGGAAAACTTGGCTCGGCTCTATCCGATAAAGCACTTGTAGCCGTTCAACGCGGAACAAGAAACTTTCAACGGTCATACCGCGGCTGTTTCCGTCAAACTTCAAATTCCATTTGTCCAGCCGAACTGCTTTTGGTGCCGGGAATCCGGGGCTCTGGTCGTATTCGGAGTGTCGTGGGTAACTCGTGTCCGGGCCGTAATTTCGGGATTGGTGGTGTTGGGAGTTATCGGGGCGCCGGTGATCTCGAAGCCGATGCCTCTGGCTGTTGAGAGGGTCCTGCGATATCGGTTCGAGAGGCGGCGTCTCTTGGAAACACAAAAAGCTGTCAGATGGGTGTGCCGGAAACCGATTCGGTGGTGGTAATACTGGCTGCTCCACCCTCATGGATTGTGAGGAACGCAGTTCCACTACTTGCGCCTTTAATGCTTCTATCTGCGCTTGCATGGCGGCCTGTGTTTCGTTGTTCTGTTTAATCACGGATCGCATTATCTGCTCTCTTCTCTCGGCAGCTTCTAAACTGCTTGTAGGGTTGAGCTCATATTGCGGGAGCATACTTGAGCGTCCCTTTGGCTGACCCAGGGGCAAATTTTCTCCCCCTACAGCTCCTTCGGTATCGTTTAATTGATCCATGTTGTCTTCAATGGATCTACTTTCTTCTTGCTCTTCCCGCTCGCGGGACATACTTAGGTTGTCTCTGTCGAGAGAACTGTTTCTTCGCGGCGTGGCGTCGGCACTTGCACTCCGGGTGTTAGATTTGCTCCTCTTGTTGTTGAACGGGTAATTCTTCCCGTTGCCGATTGGAAAAGCACTTTCTTCTTTGCTCCTTTCATTTGGACCAAAGATTCGTTTATCTTGTctcaaacaaaatatatattcacttGTGAGTTCACTTGTGTCCTTCACACTTTACACTTGTCTATGTTTAGCTAAACGTTCACACGCGCTATCAGCCTAGTACGGCTGACTAAGGGTTGCGAAAAAATCAAAGGTATTGAGGGGTGCTGTTTTGCGATTACTAAGTATCTCTTTGGTGAAAAATCTGTCCGATATTTAAGccccacaaacaaaaaaaaaacaaatatcccTAACTAGAGGTATTAGCAGCTTCTACGCAACTGGGTTCCACTGAACTAACAGCTCTTCTCCCCTTCTAGTCAGCTTTAACGTTCACAATGGGAACTAGCTGCGCCTAGAAGAAAAGTCTGTCCGAAATCCCCCTCCCGCCAGTCGTCGGAAATCAGGTTATTTGACCGATCATTCTCGGGCTCCACAACCTGCTGCTATCTGACCGATCATTCTCGGGATCCACAGCAGTTTTCCTATTTCtctggactcgagcctatcaaacgaccggACCATCTAGCCCAGTATGTCGTGTAGCGTCGCCCAGAGAAACTGAAATACGTCCCCCGCCCAAATATGTCAAAGGATGCCGTAAagactcgagcctatcaaacgaccaAACTCTTGGcctagtacgtcgtgtagcgtcggctTTACGTTTCCTGTCAGTTCCCCCACCCACCTTTTCTGTCCTGGATCGACAATCGCACAATAGATCCGCACCGCAATGGCTAAATGCGTTACCGTAACGTGTGCGCTCCTGCTCTTtctggactcgagcctatcaaacgaccggGCTTCGcctagtacgtcgtgtagcgtcggccaAAAAGCACATCTAAATAGTATTTacgttaatttcaaaaaaaaaggaaaggtcAGTCGGCACATAGTTATATAGTATTATAAAAGGAAACCTCCTATtcgttttaaagaatttttcttagtaactttacccataataaaacaaaggatatctatgattttaaaaaggaaaccaTGTATAAAGTCACCCCCTATTCTGAGACAAGTTCCTGACTGATCAAATCTGACCGTCGCAGAAGTTGTGgactttaaatttacaataaataataaaaattgtagctagcattgttatt
The genomic region above belongs to Drosophila takahashii strain IR98-3 E-12201 chromosome 2L, DtakHiC1v2, whole genome shotgun sequence and contains:
- the LOC138911981 gene encoding ubiquitin carboxyl-terminal hydrolase 17-like protein D is translated as MRPLREKLPLGKKPPRTRGNCTVKRRRLEEEAVIAQLDPESDSDLHLPLHLRDPEAQDKVHAFNRAVNLPFFCRFCAARVKTKGARTNHERACEKNAAAKRGKMARGGLVNSSNTCYMNSVVQALSSSNRFLKELLKARYESDSPPSPSLRLAQSLQEQLRKLFFNERDGDGDGPMELKLDGVFKADNASSSFEPGRQEDASEFLGFLFSQLAALEDDTPVKLSFGGLRSTYNLCQMCSATYSESQHEAFMWFLDCEGSESESVGSMVARAWESESAEFPHQCPACGEEGASCRRIEEILEPPQTLVLVLNRFVVNDLGETRKNDAKFYCDEALELTTPANVVVKYKVYAAVVHRGEAIHNGHYYALISKKEKWKRADDEDVSSTSKEALNRLQPPDSAYILFYRLTKRTDDGGTLAYSEKQIKRY